The window CCATACGAGGCATAACTGCTTCTGGAAAATGTGCATTTATGTTGACTCTCTTTCATGACAATCATCTAGGCTACTTGTTCTTGTTTCCTTTCATTGAAAGGCAGCTCTTCTTGGGTTTTGTTATACACCATTTTTTGCCTGCTCAAGTAGCCAAAAACATCCGAGGCATCATAGTAGATCACAAATCTCTCTTATGCCTCTTCACACATCTCTGGTATTGTTTTTCTGGGAATAGTTCTTCAGCTTCTTCCTGTAGGCCTCATTACACCTCTTTAGCTCCACCTCAAGTGCAACATACTGAGATGTTAAGCACGCCAGGTTGCAATCTATCTTCCAAGTGGGAGGAGAGAGAGCggtggctgctgctgcagtgttAGCATACTGTAGGTCCAGATTTCTGTTGTCCTTTGTGGTACTGTCAAACACACTGATGAAAACCTGGCAGAGTGGAGTCCAGTGGGACATGAATAAAATCCCCAGTGATCCTCAGAAAAGCATCTGGGTCTTACTACCTCGACCCCCTCCAAAAATATTCCATATGGTTTGAGAGATGTCCCATTTGCAGTGGCCACATTTCTCGGACTTGTGTATGCTCTGAACCTCAGTTACCCTCCTGACTTGAAATATACATTTGAATCATCATGGACATGGAAGGAAACATGTTGTCAGCCAAAGTACAAACTCTCACAACGCTATTAATCACAAAAAAGGCAGGATATTTCAGTGGTTCACCAACCTACTCATTTACAGTTCTCATATTAAAGGTTCATGTTGCACTTTGTAGCAGTAACTAACCCTAGCTTTTGGGAGAAGTAGTCTTATctacaaatacattttataactttattacagttttttaaCTTGTCAGCCTAAAAACTACTAAAGATTAACTAGTGTGCTGTTTAAATTTATGAGAACCTTGcttcaaaagaaatgtaaaaaaattccACAAAACACCAAATTAGAGGAATTGTTACTTTTTATTGTATCTCTTGCTAAATACACTTGAACATTAAGAGTGTCGGCTGTCTGGAGTACCACTAAAGTGATATACACATATCTTATGTCAGACCTGTTTAATTCTGCGAATTAAGTACAAATGTTGTTTGAACTTAAGAAACTAAGGAAGACATGCtgctgttttcagttgaaaataTCTTCAAATGTAATATAATTTTTTAACATGTCGTtagaataaattattttttgttagtttgagTTAACCAAATCTATTAGGGTTAATGAAACTTATTCTCTATGATTTAATATAATCCTAAATCTTTTCAACTTGTTTTTAATGAGTTTAGaatcaaaaataataaattaattttaCCCTTGCACAATAGTTGGATTAACCTAAAGTGTTTATAGTTAAGTAGTTTATAGTTAAGTAGTATAAATCAAACTGATGCACAATTAGTAAAACAGACATAATTCAACTGGGTAAAACAGGAGtgtcaaaattaagttgaacAAACTCAAATAAATAAGCTTGACCCAAATAAAGTATATTGGACTGAAACAACAACATTGCTTAATGTTGAAAAAGACTAATTTAATTGTGTGGAAATTATTTCCATGATTTTTCAAGATCTTTCAACAAATCATTTCTTTGAGTGTGGGACATTCTTAGCCAAAATGCATACATAAACATAATGTTTGTCAAtaagtgttttatttgtatttttcaagGTACCCTGGTGAATCTCATCTCACCTGTAGGTGACTCACAGGTGTCATCAAACACTTAGTATTAGACAATGAAATATTTGTACGGTTGAAATTAGTTCTAATCCGCAGCAATAAGCAGAATAATGGTGATTTAGCCACATTAAAATGAGACTAAATTAGGAGTATTTGAAGTTTTGTAGCTCCATTGTTTCATAGATGTTCTCAGAGAATAAAATCTATATTTGCCATAATACTTTttagtaattaaattaaaatgaccaaaTATACACTTAATAAAACACTCCTTAACACAATAAAATATGCATATAACCAAAATGTGATATAAGACAGAAAATTACACCGGAATAGGACCAAAATCAGACacaaaacatttcaacattttcccaCAAGAAGAAGCCCATTTGAAGATGAAAAGTTACGTATTTATGGtcattgtggtttttgttgtttcatGTAGTCTATAGTTGTTTCATGGTTGAAGATTATTTAGGTGAGAGTGTCTGTCATGAGTAAAAGCACCTCCTTCTGTGAATCAGAATGACGATGAAGGATCCTTGAGAGACCAACACGATGGAAAGATGTTTAAACTGCAGTGACTGGGTTGGGCTTcctttttaatataaataccaaaaGACTAAAGCATCCTTAACATTACAAGCCCCCGTACAGCTGTCCAACCTATTTCATCTGCTAGTGAGAACAAGGTTTAGTTTCTGACTGTGAAGAAATGGATGCAGAGGAGTTGATTGAATCCATCATCATTGCGCTCATGTTCATAGCATGGATCCTGGGAAACAACTGGTTGGCTACAGTATCCCTTTCCTAGGCAGAAATCTGGCATCTGCACCAACAAGATCCTTTTCATTAACTTGGCCATCTCCAACCTCATCACCAACTACCTGGTGGACCTGCCAGACACCATGGCAAACTTTGCTGGAAGGTGGTTTCTGGGGGAAACCTTGTGTGGTATTTTTCGTTTTTGTGCCGACCTCTCCGAAACCAGCAGCATCTTCACAACTTTctttggcccggtttcccagatcagttaagtagctcttaacagcgaaagacttctttcaaccCATCTTAatgagcctgtgaaagaagtctttcgctgttaagagctacttaactgatctgggaaaccaggCCTTTATCAGTGCCTTTTGGCACCAGAAGCTGGTTGGATCCCTCCAGTGTGGAGGTGCACCCGTGCAGCTGGACAGTCTGTTGACTGGGAGCTGGACGATGGCTGTAGTCTTCAGCATCCCACACTTCTTTTCTGTCTCAAATGAGACATCAGACATCAAACGATAGCCACGAAGACAGTATAGATGTTTTCCCAAATGTGCTTACCCAACAAACCTATGAGATCATTTATTCAACCGTGGCCAATGCCTTTCCTCCAGCAGGGATCATATTTGCAAGTGTCCAGATCGTTGTTACTTTGCTCCAAAACCAAAGGCGTATAGGGAACCATAACTCTTATCCAGCCAATGAACTGGTTATAGGAAACAAAACTGGAAACAGATCAATCAGCATTGTTTCAAGTCCAGGCACCTCTAAAGAGCTCAAAGATCCCCTAAGCCAAGTTTCAAAAGGTCAACCTACATCTTCCATGCTAAATGTTGGACTGGCAGGTAACACTTCACAAGCTTCTACCCAAAACAGGGAAACATATACAGATTGTACAACTGGAGTTCAACAAAACCTGCCATCAAAGGAGAGTCCCCACTCAGGGACTCAAGCCAGGGCAGCAAGGAGCGTGGTGGCTGTGACCGTGTGGTCCTGGTCTGCTGGCTGACTCACATGGTTCTGCACATCGCCAACAGCATCCACATTTCATCTATCATAGTAGAGGTGGCCAGCTATTTTGCAGCTTCCTAAACCTGCATCATCCCCTACTATTCCTGTACTGAGTGAAAATACTTTCTTGCTCCTGCAAAAGATAGAAATGCAAAAAACATGTAAAGTTGTGAGTTTTCACTCTAGTCTGATCCCAGAACTACATCCTATCTCCCATCTACAGTACCTATAATATAATACTttgatataatatataatacctAATAATCACTGCAATTCTGCTACTGTTTCTTATTTCAACATGTTAAACTCTGTTGTGCAAGAAAAGGGAGCGCTTGTTCAGTTAAAAAAGGGTTATGAATAATTGTCTAACAATAGTTAATAACGTTAATAAATTATCTTTAGACCATTATTAGTAACCCTTTTATAAGCACTCCCCTTTGTTGCACAacaaccagtggtggacagtaacggagtaaagttacttgagtactgtacttaagtacatatccagaggatttgtactttacttgagtattagatttatttggtacttattactcttacttgaatacatttccaagacaaatatttttacttttacgcgagtaaatttctaggaaggctgaaaagtactcgttactttcaggtctgctcttttttcttcttccctaaaatcctattggacacaagctgtttttgtcaaaggaggagacctatcacagtgcacgctctccactgggatgtacgtaaagcggaaacacgtcaagcctcctcaaaacgataccgccaaagtagcctgcgtttgtcaagacagagccgcaacaagtcaagacagagccgcaacaacggctacgcctgcgtcaggagaagaaagacaatccgctgagtcgtctctatattgctatattgtactggtacatgtccttcctgtaaagttaagtgacttcaacattgagttattgaaagcagagatgtagttttttgtaaagcagtggtctttgagggggatccagacttagttggatggtgcaggttcatttggtttcagttcatgattgttaataaactctgcatcatctgctgtcctcttatgatcccattcatttgatttgtttttggtgtttctgcaggttttatataacattgtggttctaaaagcagcacatcagtgcagctggtttcaaagagttaattctcagaaacaagagttaaaagatccttaaattaatttagaaaaaatatagtactgatgtggaaaataagaaatttactcttactcttactcttacttttacttaaagtaaatttaaaagcatttacttttggatacttaagtacctttaaaagcaagtacttttctactcttactcgagtaatattttgactgagctacttttacttgtaacggagtaaattttgaccagtagtatttgtactcttactcaagtactggggtcgagtactctgtccacctctgacaaCAACCCTGATATAtgaaataatacacagaaaatCCTTTTATTAATATGAAGTGTTTATTAGATAAAAACAGTTGCTAAATATTTTTGTATCATTGTTAATacattgatttgttttgatgtTTGGGATTATAGGAGGTTTATCTGTCAGAATTCAAACACAGGCCTGCAGGGTACTTACTTTGAGCAAATATTCTGAACATACCACGTATCCCCGAGAGCTGGAGATCTTCAAAACTTCCTTATGTCAATTTAAACCTTAAATATAGATGCTACCATCTACAGCCAAGGCTCCACTACTTTACAACTCTCATATTGTACTGAAGTCAATATTTAggacttttttttccagttcagCTTTTCTATGTGAGATGACCCATCATTAACTATATAAATTCATTTATGTAATAAATGTTACCCATTGCACCTTATTTAATGTCTTTGGGGCAATCTTCCACTTTGGAGGTACGGTATGTAAATATTCAAAATAACCAGATCTATAAAGCAACGTAATTTAATATGCTCATCAACATAAACAAGGTTATTGCTGCTTTAATTGGTCATGTTAATACACCATGTTGAGCAACAACACAACATTGCAATAAGTGTATTAACTCACTGAGGAAAATCAACACGTTATcaatcaaaatactttatttttcataacattaattaattattgaGTGGTGAAGTGCATAGCTAATTGGAGACTTTCAGCAATTAGTGTCTTGTTTGGGATAATGGTAGGAAAGTCTTCCCTGTTTGACATTAAAGGTAATTGCATAAACTGTCCCATTAACAGCGCAGCCTCTTGACACCCCTTTCTGCTATTTTCAAAATTTAACTCAAGCTACATTTCACCCAAAAAGCACTGACAGATGCTTTCAAATTGTTTGTATAAGATTTCTTTAATTCAACTTCAAAAAAGGCCAGTTTCCAGTGCAAAAATGAAAAGCACCAAAATTGAAACACTGCAAAAAACACACGATGGAAATAAAGCACTAGTATACAACTGATGTGGCAGTGGCGATGACATAAAGGCCACGTTATGTACATAATTACAACATACAGCGGTTTAGAGGCAACAGTCAAAAAAATATCCAAATAGTTCCCAAACTGATGAAATGGCTTGagtcaggtgtttttattcaataaaatcattaaaatatcTTCGAGTCAAACTTCAATATACACAAACTGTCTTAAAGTTTGACAGTTATATGCCCACAACGCGAATTTTAAGTCATATTCTGCCTCACATAAGACAATTTATCAAATAATTTATAAAACATGTCTCCTCTGTCTTTCAAAGTATTGATATGATCTTTGTGTCCTGTGTCCTGTGATCTGTGTCCTGAAAGAAGCCCTTCCCATTATGCAACACaaacatggtggaaaaaaaatgaatctacTACTGACTTCACACAGCCAACTGTGCTTGTGCACGATTACAAGATGTAGGATTCTCCCGTTGTCATGAGGAAGATGTTACTGATGTCAGTGGAGTTTCTCCAGCTTCGCTTGCAGTGATTTGAAGTTGCCGATGGTTTGCTGAAGTCTTGCGTTCGGGCTGAGAGACTGAAGCTCCACGAGGTATCCACACATGTTGTCAAGACAAAGGTTAGTGAAACGCCGtctgaaaaagggaaaaaaataaatacaattcatttaaCAAGAATTGAAAAACACTATCAGATTGTCAACTATTCTATTCACCACCTTCATGGACAGAGTTTTTGACAGCCAAGGGGCGGAGAGTTTGGTTTGATGGCCTCAATTATATTTCTGCTCTTTGGAGATGATGTAGTCATGGAGATATAATCTTCAGCCCTCAGCTGAGACAAAATTGTCAGTGTGAACGCACTTGAACACTTAAAATAGTCAGTGCAAGTACACTTGTGGATAATTTAAACATAACCAGCATGACAGGTTTTGCCATTCAGAAGGAACTCAAGGGTAGAAGCACTGCTCCTCCATGGAGGAGCCAGAAGAGGCAGATTGGATATCCCCTAGATGTATTTCAGGCATCCCAACAGACTGGGATACCTGGTTACTGATTAGAGAtcaaggctgcgtcccaatactccccctcgccctcgttttcttcactaaccctaacttttgcgcgttcccgtgaaggtagtggtgtcccaattcctcttttcacctagggggagggggcataacgagggctaggggctgagaatagcccctacaaatcgagggatttcagatgctgacttggcgagcgagggggtatgaaaatttcccagaatgcttttcgtcgtcatttacGGACTGaatcccccaaaaaaaacatggcggacatttcttatttttttgggaataaaatcaatattttgagttagtttctgcataaaaatgcattttgattacatttctcggcgcaaaccaatattttactttcataatattcactcagtgaatgtacataatcccttttttgtctgttgttcgctaagatcgcgccggaatatggttacgtaacctacgtaagcaacgccgtaggttacgtaagctacgccataggctgcgtctatttaacgaggacctaaactccggagccggcagacagaaatctctaaatttcggagcaaatttcttaacaggcgtagctacaactgttagatttcatctattaaaccaacaccttcctaaatgatttatttcagccagcgtaattctcaacagagctgcgtcccgggagagagtgtctctcccggggctgacggagcagcctgacccgcggacacgtctgttttcgggctgtgagctgaggctgctccccgggggcggcggctcttctcatctccgaaaacatcgggtcaaatttcttaacaggcgttatttggataaactgagccccggttgcggatcttaaggttacctttatgcctgaaaaaatattaaaacttaataaagtgccatattaacagcgctacagctgaaattgaaacagcttttggctctctgcttcctgatcaggttagggatgaaaacgaggggtagggggagaattgggacaggcacctgggccaagtgccctagatctcaagtgccctaaaatctcccccttcttttttaggggttagggaagaaaagaagggcgagtgaagaaaagtagggggagtattgagattgggcccaAGTCTGCAGGCTGGTTTGGGAACGCCTTAAAATTAGCCCATAGCAGCTGGAGGATGTGGCCGGGGAGATGGAGATCGTCTCTGTGCACCCTTTACAAAACTTGGGTAAGCAGAAGTGGATGAGAAAATGAGAGGATGCATGGCACTGCAAGAGTAACTGATAATTAGCCGCCAGCCCCCACCCAACCCCCCACCGTCAGAGGTTTATGGCTTGTCACTGAAACAATAAGGCTGACCTGTCATATGTTGGTACTCTGCTGGGGTCATCAACGTATCCTGAGAGAAGCACATGAATGCACTCCACCAAATGCAGAGGTTTCTTAAGCCGCAGCCAGCAAGGATCCTGCATAGACCAGGCAGGTTATTGAAGGATTACTGATGCGTTTAGAAGACTTTTTCTGAAAAACAACTGCACCAAATATCCCAGAGAGAAGAACATACCCGAGTTTTAAACAGTTGGTCATAGACTTCTAGTAGACGAGGCAACTGCACTCCAATCTCTTGCATAGTAGTCGTGACAAATCCCACATCCCAGTTCAGTTGACATACTTCCTGCTCCAGGAACTTTACCAGGAACTCTGCAATCACACGACAGATGGGTGCTCATTAACACTGAATACTTGTCACGTTCTCCACTGGGGACAGACCTGGTCATGTGGATGCATGTAAAAGGAATACATGTCTCCACACACATGACAGGTTAGAACAGGAGCACTGTAAAAGGATTATAGAGGATAATAGCACCAATACAAGCAAACAGACCTACACCCCAGAGACATGCTCCCACAAACAATGCAAAAAGGGAAGTCTGATTATACAACTGCTCGCACATTgcaaaaaggcagaaaattaTGACAAGATTAAAAACGGAATATAATTACAACCTACCCAGTGGAAAATATCTTGGTGTTCCAGCGTATATCTTCCCCAGAGATACCAGTTTCAAGTTGAGAGATCTCATCCTGTCTGCTGGACTCATGGTCACAGTGTCTCCCAACTCTGAAAACACCAGAGATGTGTTAAATGTGTTGAAGCATAGAGGAGTTATTTATCCATATATTTAGCAGAATGTTGATGTTTCACTTGCCTTTCTCCAAGATCTCCTGCCACAGCCAGTGCACCAGGATTGGGTCTGAGTGTCCTGCGCAGTGAATGATGGCGAGCTTGCACTCTGATAATTTGTAATGGTCAGCAAACTCTCCATACAGCTTCacatgagaagaagaaaataaaataataaagacaCTTTTCCCAATTACAGTGACGAAAAAGGTTCACCGTTATCATCTGCTGTTACAGATTACCTTCGTAATGTCCATTAGCTCAGAATCCAACTGGGAGACGACAGTTTTTACTGGGGGAAAGTTGGGATACTGTCTGATCAGAGTTTCTTGGATCTGAACTTGAATACGCACAAGCTAGGAGGAgaaagttaaataaaaataagaaaatgaataaaaacagacaTGGAGTTGTTCCTGAATTTCATGCCAACATTTCTCTGTCTTGACCGACGCCGTACCTCCATCTTTTCCTCCAGCCCATGAAGGAATTCTCCGTAAGTTGTCTGGTTTGAGATGCAGGAGGAACTCTTTGCAGACAGGATGGCTCGAGCAATATACTCCAACCGCTGTTTCAGAGAGATCTCAGTGCTGCGTAATCAAAAACAAAGAGGAACTTTTTCCAGTCGGGTTTTCACCTATAATTAAGACATTAGTTGTGTGCTAGCAGTGATCTGCAGAGTTTGTGATTGGTCAACAAAGAATTAGTGTTTTCAAACCTGTGCATGTCAGCGAGTCGGGCCAGAACATGAGCCGCTTTGCCAAAGTCACGATTCTTCTCATAGTAGCGCCACAACAGGTCCAAATTGTGAACTTTACTTTGGTCCTTTTTGATCATATGCATCAGATGTTCTTCCAGATATGGAGAATTCAACTGAAAAGTAAAGGCCAGATGTTTATAGAtagtggtttttttttaagtgacctGAAATCAGTCTTCTTAAtgtattataaggcgcaccttcaataaatGGCCTCTTTTAAAACACccttcatatataaggcgcaccgcattataaggcgcactaaaaatatggtaaaatactgtactatagtggctggggttgagttacgtatctacctgatggagctgcgctacaggaaatgctacaaagtcctacagcaaatgcaaaaaaaccaaaaagaagaagtaccgtatgtcaaactttaacaaaataaaaaccagctttgctccatctcttcaaagtcgccattatgcgagtcagcgtcgctactgttgtcttgaacgtctgtgacgattcctgacgtttttagcgccattacttcggcgacattaactacagtagctacaatccccccgactacagtaacagaaattaccgtaatgatcacatataaggcgcactgctatggagccaaatcaaggccaaaagttttgctaatttgaaaataaaatttgaacctgaaaattctttttttacagtttcaattttatttttttcagtatcagatctttttttcagtttcaaatctttttttcagtttcaaatcttttttttttcagtttcacgtcttttttttccccaggttcagacttttggccccgatctggcgtgggggcgTGACATCAACtgtgaggggcgtggcatcatgagtgacagcagaacagagaaggcgggggaccttcctcagtcatgttgccttcaggaatcgtaggttgcagaagttatcagaagaagtttgattcaacactgtatatacaccatattcacgtgattggcagtggaaaaaactgatattagtgacacatttctgtttaaaaagctgttttagaccatacttggtagtatgtggaagtgggaaatgtcaaactttaaagtgtggctgttgaactgtacagtctggcatagt of the Cololabis saira isolate AMF1-May2022 chromosome 11, fColSai1.1, whole genome shotgun sequence genome contains:
- the LOC133454832 gene encoding LOW QUALITY PROTEIN: 5-hydroxytryptamine receptor 1B (The sequence of the model RefSeq protein was modified relative to this genomic sequence to represent the inferred CDS: deleted 2 bases in 2 codons) codes for the protein MDAEELIESIIIALMFIAWILGNNWLATVSLPRQKSGICTNKILFINLAISNLITNYLVDLPDTMANFAGRWFLGETLCGIFRFCADLSETSSIFTTFFGPAFISAFWHQKLVGSLQCGGAPVQLDSLLTGSWTMAVVFSIPHFFSVSMRHQTSNDSHEDSIDVFPNVLTQQTYEIIYSTVANAFPPAGIIFASVQIVVTLLQNQRRIGNHNSYPANELVIGNKTGNRSISIVSSPGTSKELKDPLSQVSKGQPTSSMLNVGLAGESPLRDSSQGSKERGGCDRVVLVCWLTHMVLHIANSIHISSIIVEVASYFAAS